Genomic window (Parabacteroides sp. FAFU027):
GTATGCCCCTCTTTTGCCAGAAGCGGAGCATAAGACGACATGCTCACCACATCGCCGTTTCGTTCCAATGTGGTCATATAAAGGGCTTCCGAAAGAGCATTCGCCAAAGTACTCCCCCAGGATGCGTACTCTCCGAGATATACCTTAGGTTTTGAACGATCATATTTGTCATAAAAATCCTGGTTATTGATGAACCATCCCACCGACTGATAGTAGTGTTCGTCCACCATAGGCACACCAAGTCTGGAGGCAATTTCCCATCCTTCAGTGTAATCTGTACCTTCGGAATTAGGGCCAACCGTTCCGATTACCGTGATCTCGGGATACTTCGCCTTAATCGCTTTGTAGATCATGGAAAAGCGTTCCTCGAATATATCGTTAATCAGGTCTTCGTTACCAATACCGATGTATTTCAGGTTGAATGGTTTCGGGTGGCCTGCTTCGGCACGGAGTTTCCCCCATTTGGTCTTTGCATCGCCATTGGCCCACTCGATCAGGTCAAGGATATCCTGCACGTATTGATCCATCTCACACATCGGCACACCACCTTGCTGACCGGCGCCACCGGTAGCCGAGTTTTGGCAGGGAACACCGGCGGCAATGACCGGAAGCGGAGCCGCACCCATGTCTTCGCAGAACTGGAAGTATTCGTAGTATCCCAATCCCATAGACTGGTGGTATCCCCAAAGGTTACGCATCGGTTTGCGGGCTTCCAGTGGCCCAATGGTATTTTTCCATCGGTAAATGTTGCCAAGACCATCACCATGCGAAACACATCCGCCCGGGAATCTCACAAAACGGGGATGGATATCAGTAATCAACTGAGCTAAATCGGCACGCAATCCATTCTTACGGCCATTGAAAGTCTTTTGCGGAAAAAGGGAAATCATATCCAGTGCAACGGTTCCGGCAGATTGTGGAACGATCTCCAGACGGGCATCAGCAATCCCTTTTTTAGCAACAATAACAGCGTTGTACTTTTTCCAGGTGGTCGAGTTTGTTGCAATGGTTGTCTCACCGAACAGTTCACCTTTGGCATTCACCAATCTGATCAATAACTTTTTAGCCCGACCGTCACTGTTGCGCACAAAAATGGAAAAATCATACTTGTCCCCCTCATTCAAGGCAATACCGTCAAAGCCTTCGTTCACCAGTCCGGCACCCGGTTCGGTTATTTTCAGCAGAGCAAAGTGCTTATTATTGACATGAAGTGGAGAGATCGTATCAATAAGAAACTCAGCTTTGGTTCCGTTCAGGCTCCAGGCTTTGGTACTGTTCCAGCTTTTGTCCCGTCCTTCTTTATCTCCGGGATTATATTCAAATCCACGGTTCT
Coding sequences:
- a CDS encoding alpha-L-arabinofuranosidase C-terminal domain-containing protein yields the protein MRKLLSLLWLVALISGQALSAKSVNEPDSAYIFAYSTQKSNGHSGLLYAWSSNRKNWNSIGPEFRFLFSDYGRWGAEKRMVSPYLFQGPDNLWHCVWSLNEKDGVFAHAVSKDLIYWKPQTYPEVMKGGNCLQPEVSYDRAHALYVITWLSEKSQGTEAYTVTTKDFKTYTSTKSVPVAARLNSREKIFVNGNEETGVVRKVAWSTVESLLNKQKLEAYRGKLFSESPKDDATRFANLKPLEATVSVNSADAKKISDKLVGVFFEDINYAADGGLYAELIQNRGFEYNPGDKEGRDKSWNSTKAWSLNGTKAEFLIDTISPLHVNNKHFALLKITEPGAGLVNEGFDGIALNEGDKYDFSIFVRNSDGRAKKLLIRLVNAKGELFGETTIATNSTTWKKYNAVIVAKKGIADARLEIVPQSAGTVALDMISLFPQKTFNGRKNGLRADLAQLITDIHPRFVRFPGGCVSHGDGLGNIYRWKNTIGPLEARKPMRNLWGYHQSMGLGYYEYFQFCEDMGAAPLPVIAAGVPCQNSATGGAGQQGGVPMCEMDQYVQDILDLIEWANGDAKTKWGKLRAEAGHPKPFNLKYIGIGNEDLINDIFEERFSMIYKAIKAKYPEITVIGTVGPNSEGTDYTEGWEIASRLGVPMVDEHYYQSVGWFINNQDFYDKYDRSKPKVYLGEYASWGSTLANALSEALYMTTLERNGDVVSMSSYAPLLAKEGHTQWNPDMIYFNNTEAKPTVNYYVQKLYGQNSGDQFINGKIKLSDSKEELAKRVSMSAVRDSKTGDLIVKLVNILPVEINTKVSLEGVGTVLSSAVKSVLTGNINEKNQKPEISTITVGKEFNCTMPAYSFTVIRMKTK